TAAGGAGAGGGGCACGGAAAGAAGAGAGCGGGCCTTGAGGGGGCGATTCCCCCCCGGTTCTCCCAAAGAACTGAGTTTTCTTGAAAAATGGGCGGTAGTTATGCTATTGTCTTTAGTTAAAACACACGTCCGGCTGATGATCTCCGGATGGTCCCGGGGAAGGATAAGACTTGTCCTTCCCGGGTTACGGAGACGGGGGCGGAGGAAAAAACCAAAGGAGGAAGCACATGAGCGTAGTAACGATGAAAGAGCTGCTCGAGGCCGGTGTCCATTTCGGGCATCAGGTGAAGCGCTGGAACCCGAAGATGAAGAAGTATATCTTCGGCGAGAGGAACGGTATTCACATCGTCGACCTCCAGAAGACCCTGAAAGGGCTTGTGGAGGCCTATAATTTCGTCAAGGATACCGCTGCCGCGGGAGCGCCCATTCTGTTCGTGGGAACCAAGAAGCAGGCCCAGGACTCGATTGCCGACGAGGCGAGGAGGGCCGGGGCGTTCTATGTGAACAACCGCTGGCTCGGCGGCATGCTCACCAATTTCAGCACCGTCAAGAAGAGCATCGAACGGCTGAAGAAGATCGAGCAGATGAAAGAGGACGGGACCTTCGGCATGCTGAAGAAGAAGGAGGTCTCGATGCTCGAAAA
This is a stretch of genomic DNA from Nitrospirota bacterium. It encodes these proteins:
- the rpsB gene encoding 30S ribosomal protein S2, with protein sequence MSVVTMKELLEAGVHFGHQVKRWNPKMKKYIFGERNGIHIVDLQKTLKGLVEAYNFVKDTAAAGAPILFVGTKKQAQDSIADEARRAGAFYVNNRWLGGMLTNFSTVKKSIERLKKIEQMKEDGTFGMLKKKEVSMLEKERANLEKNLIGIKELNTLPGAIFIVDPRKEHIAVAEARRLSIPIVAVVDTNCDPDEVDYVIPGNDDAIRAIKLISSKMANAIVEGRGALEKTMEQAAEKARIEEKAAQAEVKEEVAG